The Perca fluviatilis chromosome 18, GENO_Pfluv_1.0, whole genome shotgun sequence genomic interval tttttccataatttttgtcacttttcttatAACGTTTTTagaagaaacccatatttctgaaagAAATTTtgtgaaaacgggtcaaatttgacccgaggacaacaggacggTTAAGTGTTAAGGTTTTAAGGGTGCAAGTGTTATTGCACATCGCCCTATTGCACATGTTTTGTACACACagatgcgtgtgtgcatgtattattGCAAAATAATTATCATACATAGCTGTAAGAATGTCGCACTATTGCACATTATTAGCATCCatagatgtatgtatgtatgcatacagGTTAACAGGCCAGGTTGAATTAATTCCAAATGACAGTGGCCATGGTTTAAGCACAATTAAACACGCTCAACCCACAGAAAAGTGAATGAAAAGTTATTCTTACATCTGACATTACTGGGCTCAATGTGACCACTTATCATAATACAGATCTTTGATCACATAGTGCAACTTTAGCTCAGGGTACATTGTTGTTCAAATATCATAAAGTGTATCCTATGTGTATTGCATTATGTTTCACTGACCCTCTGTCACGTTGGCTCTCTTCCTGTATATGATGAGAACAGCGGCGATGACGACCAGCACTACCAGCGCCCCGACCACACCCCCGATGATGATGTAGATCTGATTAGGATCTGTGGTCAGAGGATAGTTTAccaaagaaaagacaaagaaacgTAAGTCATAACTAAATATGCAACTCACACGTTTGACAATGTGTTCTCTCTTCTTAAAACACACAGACTCATTTCCTGATGACAAGCAATTTACAGGAtttacatgtaaataatcagataGAGTTTTGGgtcaaatttagatttttttttcagattcctACCGTTGAAGTCAGGTGGGTAGTCAGCCTCTATCTTTACATTCTTCTCCTCAACAACCTGGCAGGTGTACTTCCTGTTGGGGCCACTCTGACGCTTCACAATCAGACGAGAGACACAGTCCGTCTGTTGGAGGACACGGTACCCATCACCTTCACCAAGCAGCTCAGCTCCTGTCTCATCCACCCAGCGGATGCTGTTCTCTAGACAAGGACGGTCTCTTATTCTAATCAGAGAGCACTCTAATGTGACTTGACCGTCCCTCTTTGGATCAGCGTCTGGTGGAGAtggagagactgagagaaaacAAGTGATGGTAAATGGATTGCGTTTATTTATattgcgcttttctagtcttaaacACTCAAAACACTTTACACACTACAGTCCCCATTCACACATAGCTCCTGAGTCACAGCCTCCCCTGATAACTGCTGACTCAGCATAAACATGTTTCATCTTACAGTCAGCGACTTTACTACAAGATCTGGACCAGTTTCTTTTCTATGTTTCTATTCCTTGTTTTACTGAGTTAAACAAAGTGTGAAGGTGGACTGAACCAAATGGACTCAAACCCTTTCAGTGGCATTTCAACAAGTGACAGGAAAAGGGTGTTCAGCTGGAATGAGACTGAGCTCGGCACATATTTTGTCCCCAAAAAAGCATGTCCCAAAAGTAGAATTTCCTTTTGAGATTTTTATGGAAATGATACTCACTTGTCATAACACTTAGATATGTATCTACATCTGTACTAGTGTCTCTCCCCTGCCGACAGGTGTATAGACCAGCATCCTCAGCAGTGATGTTGTTAATGACCAAAGAGCAGTCAGTGTTCACACTCAGCCTGGCAGCTCGGGCTGAGCTCTGTCCAACATTTCCATTCCTGACCTCAGTGAGAGTCTGAACTCGATCTCTGTTGTAAAGCCATGTAACCATGGAGCATGTTGGGGGGGAGGATGATTCAGTGGTACAGGACAGAACGGCTTCTTC includes:
- the LOC120546437 gene encoding uncharacterized protein LOC120546437, which encodes MDAKRLLELILILVLHFQGISGREFFLYKRPGEEAVLSCTTESSSPPTCSMVTWLYNRDRVQTLTEVRNGNVGQSSARAARLSVNTDCSLVINNITAEDAGLYTCRQGRDTSTDVDTYLSVMTISPSPPDADPKRDGQVTLECSLIRIRDRPCLENSIRWVDETGAELLGEGDGYRVLQQTDCVSRLIVKRQSGPNRKYTCQVVEEKNVKIEADYPPDFNDPNQIYIIIGGVVGALVVLVVIAAVLIIYRKRANVTEGQ